One Aspergillus oryzae RIB40 DNA, chromosome 2 genomic window carries:
- a CDS encoding uncharacterized protein (predicted protein), which yields MSTKTTILIYTGSPLDYPEYRHTALHFTFATGTTSTMHVVGTQGLFIFQEDVDLDPHEFGSELSKTVPVGEIDGGVSAETIRRAVSATPVRNGREDLDWNCQNWVGDALRMLVEKGVLSAEVRERAVDGMVEGLWIIWFYRAKFILMAVSLYYLSRCVYIVCLPRDIPN from the exons ATGTCCACAAAAACCACCATCCTAATCTACACGGGCTCCCCCCTCGACTACCCCGAATACCGCCACACAGCCTTACACTTCACCTTCGCGACCGGCACAACCAGCACGATGCACGTAGTCGGCACGCAAggtctcttcatcttccaagaAGACGTGGATCTCGATCCGCACGAGTTTGGGAGCGAGTTGTCCAAGACGGTACCTGTTGGGGAGATCGATGGGGGCGTGAGCGCCGAGACGATTCGGCGGGCGGTGTCGGCGACGCCGGTGAGGAATGGCAGGGAGGATTTGGATTGGAATTGTCAGAATTGGGTGGGGGATGCGTTGAGGATGTTGGTTGAGAAGGGGGTTTTGTCGGCGGAGGTGAGGGAGAGGGcggtggatgggatggtGGAGGGAT TATGGATTATTTGGTTTTATAGAGCTAAATTTATTCTCATGGCGGTAAGTTTATATTACTTGTCTAGATGTGTATACATTG TTTGCCTGCCAAGGGATATCCCTAATTGA
- a CDS encoding uncharacterized protein (predicted protein), producing the protein MALLRKNVFIPSAVVAPENVTDDQKKKIKLTNEFEIPIWPFSKGRNVGYGGTAPRVPSSLDIDMAKNMNRVLKADPEKAYVLLEPGVSYFDLHDTTSDGPLIHTGMDSSPNPKADKSKPPHGQEPNESWQLFDYGIGPHSAGILYQSSLGIVVKMEICLCLNLAGIRHRGNTPTLEISGVIQNTPKLENVLVSTVLQFIGFSQSISQSQYTNSNKPLTDLELGEISENLNVGRWNLYGAMYGPPVIRSLISVAKFYFPEDHPNDIILRIRNDTVQACPGSPGDLTRRLSEEYGFDFISMFVVGAREMHHIVCILFDRKDPDSRNRAYKLIQALIAEAADWAGFNENAQMKLNEKVKNTHDPKGTLCPGKNGIWPANYRKED; encoded by the exons ATGGCATTGCTCAGGAAGA ACGTGTTTATCCCTTCGGCTGTTGTTGCACCTGAAAATGTTACTGatgaccaaaaaaaaaaaataaaattgacCAATGAATTTGAGATCCCCATCTGGCCTTTCTCCAAGGGTAGAAATGTCGGCTATGGTGGCACTGCCCCGAGAGTGCCCAGCAgtcttgatatcgacatggCCAAAAATATGAATAGAGTGTTGAAAGCTGATCCTGAGAAAGCCTATGTCTTGCTCGAGCCTGGGGTGTCTTACTTTGACCTCCATGA CACAACCTCCGATGGTCCACTCATCCACACTGGGATGGATTCTTCGCCAAACCCAAAAGCGGACAAGAGCAAGCCGCCCCACGGGCAGGAACCAAACGAGAGCTGGCAGTTATTTGACTATGGTATTGGCCCGCATAGTGCTGGTATATTATATCAGTCGTCTCTCGGAATCGTCGTGAAAATGGAAATCTGCTTATGCCTAAACCTGGCGGGTATCAGGC ATCGTGGAAATACTCCGACCTTGGAAATCTCCGGGGTAATTCAGAACACACCCAAGCTGGAGAACGTCCTAGTTAGTACCGTCCTGCAG TTTATCGGTTTCTCACAATCAATCTCCCAGAGCCAATACACCAATTCTAACAAACCCCTGACCGACCTCGAACTAGGTGAGATTTCAGAAAACCTCAATGTCGGTCGCTGGAATCTCTATGGAGCGATGTACGGCCCACCTGTCATACGCTCTTTG ATCTCCGTCGCCAAATTCTATTTCCCCGAGGATCATCCCAACGACATCATTCTACGGATCCGAAACGATACAGTGCAAGCTTG TCCTGGCTCCCCAGGGG ATCTCACCCGCCGCTTAAGCGAGGAATACGGATTTGACTTCATTAGCATGTTCGTCGTCGGGGCTCGTGAAATGCACCACATCGTCTGCATTCTGTTCGATCGGAAAGATCCCGATTCAAGAAATCGGGCTTATAAGCTTATTCAGGCTCTGATCGCCGAGGCGGCGGATTGGGCGGG CTTCAATGAGAATGCTCAGATGAAATTGAacgagaaggtgaagaacaCGCATGATCCGAAAGGGACCTTGTGTCCAGGAAAGAACGGTATCTGGCCTGCCAACTATCGCAAGGAGGATTAG
- a CDS encoding uncharacterized protein (predicted protein) has translation MVSLTHIFSKALLTLLVGQSAALSFLPGIKANNLQLASVLGIDGHTARFNPEKIAETAISRGSGSEVPARRISIPIDHEDPSMGTYQNRYWVSADFYKPGGPVFVLDAGEGNAYSVAQSYLGGSDNFFAEYLKEFNGLGLVWEHRQALADLPYFAEKFTLNGTDLSPKSSPWIMLGGSYPGMRAAFTRNEYPDTIFASFAMSAPVEARVNMTIYFEQVYRGMVANGLGGCAKDLKAINDYIDSQLDKKGQAADAIKTLFLGKEGIHNSNGDFTAALGSIYNLFQSYGVDGGEESLSQLCSYLDKGASPNGIARKIGVKELTEKFAAWPPLLYLINQWGSQVGNGDSNCKGQNNSTETVCELGGQFTDPDTISWTWQYCTEWGYLQADNVGPHSLLSKYQSLEYQQSLCYRQFPGAKESGLLPEHPEANETNAETGGWTIRPSNVFWSAGEFDPWRTLTPLSNETFAPKGVQISTNIPKCGVETPENVLFGYVIPRAEHCFDYDLSYKPADKSRKLFSLALKKWLPCWRSEHAPKGVQRKWI, from the exons ATGGTGTCCCTCACGCATATATTTTCGAAGGCCCTCCTCACACTGCTGGTGGGCCAGTCTGCTGCCCTAAGCTTTCTCCCCGGCATCAAGGCCAATAATCTCCAACTCGCCTCGGTATTAGGTATCGATGGCCATACCGCCAGGTTCAATCCTGAGAAGATCGCAGAGACCGCTATCTCGCGCGGTTCTGGCTCAGAAGTCCCTGCCCGGCGGATATCG ATCCCCATTGACCATGAGGATCCATCTATGGGCACCTATCAGAACCGCTACTGGGTTTCAGCAGACTTTTACAAGCCCGGTGGTCCCGTCTTTGTACTAGATGCCGGTGAAGGCAATGCCTACTCCGTGGCGCAATCGTATCTCGGCGGATCGGATAACTTCTTCGCGGAGTACCTCAAGGAATTCAATGGGCTGGGTCTTGTGTGGGAGCATCG CCAGGCACTGGCTGACCTCCCTTACTTCGCTGAGAAGTTCACTCTCAACGGGACAGACTTGAGCCCCAAGTCCAGTCCCTGGATCATGCTCGGTGGCTCATACCCGGGCATGCGCGCGGCCTTCACCCGCAACGAGTACCCGGACACCATTTTCGCCTCGTTCGCAATGTCTGCGCCCGTCGAAGCCCGGGTCAACATGACCATCTACTTCGAGCAAGTCTACCGCGGCATGGTCGCGAACGGACTGGGCGGCTGTGCCAAGGACCTCAAGGCCATCAACGACTACATCGACAGCCAACTCGACAAGAAGGGCCAAGCCGCCGACGCCATCAAGACACTCTTCCTCGGTAAGGAAGGCATCCACAACTCCAACGGCGACTTCACCGCCGCGCTCGGAAGCATCTACAACCTCTTCCAGAGCTACGGCGTCGACGGCGGCGAAGAAAGTCTCTCCCAGCTCTGCAGCTACCTCGACAAAGGCGCCAGCCCCAACGGCATCGCCCGGAAAATCGGAGTCAAGGAACTGACCGAGAAGTTCGCCGCCTGGCCCCCGCTTCTGTACCTCATCAACCAGTGGGGCAGCCAGGTCGGTAACGGCGACTCCAACTGCAAGGGCCAGAACAATTCCACCGAGACCGTCTGTGAGCTGGGCGGGCAGTTCACCGACCCCGACACCATCAGCTGGACCTGGCAGTACTGCACCGAATGGGGCTATCTCCAGGCCGACAACGTGGGCCCTCACTCCCTACTCTCCAAGTACCAGTCCCTGGAGTACCAGCAGTCCCTTTGCTACCGACAGTTCCCCGGCGCAAAGGAGAGTGGCCTGCTCCCCGAGCACCCGGAGGCGAACGAGACGAACGCCGAAACAGGCGGATGGACCATCCGTCCTTCCAATGTCTTCTGGAGCGCGGGCGAGTTCGATCCCTGGCGGACGTTGACGCCCTTGTCGAATGAGACATTCGCGCCGAAGGGCGTGCAGATCTCCACCAATATCCCCAAGTGTGGTGTCGAGACACCTGAGAATGTGCTCTTCGGCTATGTCATTCCGAGGGCGGAGCATTGCTTTGACTATGACTTGAGTTACAAGCCGGCTGATAAGTCGCGGAAGTTGTTCAGTCTTGCCTTGAAGAAGTGGCTCCCGTGCTGGCGGTCGGAGCATGCTCCTAAGGGTGTACAGAGGAAGTGGAT ATGA
- a CDS encoding cytochrome b5 reductase family protein (NADH-cytochrome b-5 reductase), with the protein MFARQTFRCAQPLRQSFRKYSTEAPKAKSLAPIYTAVGLTGLSVGLYRYYYGAGATAEAPVERAKVFTGGDQGWVDLKLSEIEVLSHNTKRLRFEFEDKEAVSGVTIASALLTKFKPVGAEKAVLRPYTPTSDEDQPGYLDLVVKVYPNGPMSEHLHSMNVDQRLSFKGPLPKYQWETNKHEHIALIAGGTGITPMYQLIRQIFKNPDDKTKVTLVYGNVTEDDILLKKELQDLENTYPQRFKAFYLLDKPPKEWTGGKGYINKELLKTVLPEPKEENQKIFVCGPPGLYNAVSGNKVSPKDQGELSGILKELGYNKDQVYKF; encoded by the exons ATGTTCGCCCGTCAGACCTTCCGCTGTGCCCAGCCCTTGAGGCAG AGCTTCCGCAAGTACTCTACGGAGGCCCCCAAGGCCAAGTCGTTGGCTCCTATCTACACTGCTGTCGGCCTTACCGGTCTCAGTGTGGGCTTGTACCGCTACTACTACGGCGCTGGCGCTACCGCCGAGGCTCCCGTTGAGCGCGCCAAGGTTTTCACTGGTGGTGACCAGGGATGGGTGGACCTGAAGCTGTCGGAAATTGAGGTCCTCAGCCACAACACCAAGAGACTGCGCTTCGAATTTGAGGACAAGGAAGCCGTCTCCGGTGTCACTATTGCTT CTGCTCTCTTGACCAAGTTCAAGCCCGTTGGCGCCGAGAAGGCCGTCCTCCGTCCTTACACCCCCACCAGCGATGAAG ACCAGCCTGGCTACCTCGACCTTGTCGTCAAGGTCTACCCCAACGGACCCATGTCTGAGCACCTGCACAGCATGAACGTCGACCAGCGTCTTTCCTTCAAGGGCCCTCTCCCCAAGTACCAGTGGGAGACTAACAAGCATGAGCACATTGCCCTGATTGCCGGTGGTACCGGTATCACTCCCATGTACCAGCTCATCCgccagatcttcaagaaccccgaCGACAAGACCAAGGTTACCCTTGTGTACGGTAACGTCACCGAGGATGACATCctcctgaagaaggagctcCAGGATCTCGAGAACACCTACCCCCAGCGCTTCAAGGCTTTCTACCTCCTCGACAAGCCTCCCAAGGAGTGGACCGGCGGCAAGGGCTACATCAACAAGGAGCTCCTGAAGACCGTCCTCCCCGAGCCCAAGGAGGAGAACCAGAAGATCTTTGTCTGCGGACCTCCTGGCCTCTACAACGCCGTTAGCGGTAACAAGGTCAGCCCTAAGGACCAGGGTGAGCTGTCTGGTAtcctgaaggagctgggCTACAACAAGGACCAGGTGTACAAGTTCTAG